One genomic region from Rosa rugosa chromosome 1, drRosRugo1.1, whole genome shotgun sequence encodes:
- the LOC133726381 gene encoding pentatricopeptide repeat-containing protein At5g39680, translating into MPTVKLFRNSHLPFVFKPKQIPASFLEDPIKLLKNSADTKNLRLGKAIHAHLIISNQTSESLDIFHTNSLINLYSKCDQISSAHHLFDSMPHRNVVSWSTLMAGYLHKGCAFEVLGLFKTMVSEENLSPNEYVFATVVSSCSDSGRVEEGKQCHGYVLKAGLQCHQYVKNALVQMYSSCSEMEGAMRVLNTVPGYDIFSCNSVLNGLLEHGHVREAMEILGMMVGECMAWDSVTYVTIFGLCAQLKDLRLGLQVHSRMMKADIECDVFLSSAIIDMYGKCGKVWNAVKIFDGLQTRNIVSWTAVMAAYFQNGYFEEALGVLSKMELEDVRPNEYSFAVLLNSCAGLSALRHGDLLHARVEKSGFKYHVIVGNALINMYSKCGNIQAANEVFMDMTHRDSVTWNAMISGFSHHGLGKEALDVFHDMLAAGACPNHITFVGVLLACAHMGLVQEGFYYLNQLMKQFGIEPEVEHHTCVVGLLSRSGQLDEAERYMRTTAVKWDIVAWRTLLNACHVHRSYGLGKRVAEVLLQMDPNDMGTYILLSNMYAKARRWDGVVNIRKLTRDRNIKKEPGVSWIEIRNTTHIFSSDDNTHPESSQIHEKVRELLIKIKPLGYVPDIAAVLHDVEDEQKEDYLSYHSEKLAIAYGLMKTPSEAHIRVIKNLRICDDCHVAVKLISKVTNRVIIVRDTNRFHQFQDGRCSCADYW; encoded by the coding sequence ATGCCCACCGTAAAGCTGTTTCGAAACTCTCACCTGCCCTTTGTTTTCAAACCAAAGCAAATACCCGCCTCTTTTTTAGAAGACCCAATTAAGCTTCTGAAAAACTCAGCTGATACAAAGAACCTAAGACTTGGCAAAGCAATTCATGCCCATCTCATCATTTCCAACCAAACCTCTGAATCCCTTGACATATTCCACACCAACTCTCTCATCAACTTGTACTCAAAATGTGATCAAATCTCAAGTGCCCACCACCTGTTTGATTCTATGCCCCACAGAAATGTGGTTTCTTGGAGTACCTTAATGGCTGGGTACTTGCATAAAGGGTGTGCCTTTGAAGTTCTTGGCTTGTTCAAGACTATGGTTTCGGAGGAAAATCTGTCCCCGAATGAGTATGTTTTCGCAACTGTTGTTTCTTCTTGTTCGGACAGTGGGAGAGTTGAAGAGGGAAAGCAGTGTCATGGGTATGTGTTGAAGGCTGGATTGCAGTGTCATCAGTATGTTAAGAATGCACTCGTGCAGATGTATTCGAGTTGTTCAGAGATGGAAGGGGCTATGAGGGTTTTGAACACTGTGCCGGGTTATGACATTTTTTCGTGTAATTCGGTTTTAAATGGGCTATTGGAACATGGGCATGTAAGGGAAGCAATGGAGATTTTGGGTATGATGGTAGGTGAGTGCATGGCTTGGGATAGTGTTACATATGTCACCATTTTTGGCCTTTGTGCTCAGCTTAAGGATTTGAGACTGGGTCTGCAAGTGCACAGCAGAATGATGAAGGCTGATATAGAGTGTGATGTGTTCCTTAGTAGTGCAATCATTGATATGTATGGGAAATGTGGCAAGGTTTGGAATGCAGTTAAAATTTTTGATGGCTTGCAAACGCGGAACATAGTCTCATGGACTGCAGTCATGGCCGCTTATTTCCAAAATGGGTACTTTGAGGAAGCATTAGGTGTATTGTCAAAAATGGAACTTGAAGATGTTCGTCCAAATGAATATAGTTTTGCGGTCTTGCTTAACTCATGTGCAGGGTTGTCTGCTCTAAGACATGGAGATCTATTACATGCTAGAGTTGAGAAGTCAGGTTTCAAATACCATGTCATTGTTGGGAATGCTTTGATCAACATGTATTCTAAGTGCGGAAACATTCAAGCAGCAAATGAAGTGTTCATGGATATGACTCATCGAGATTCTGTGACCTGGAATGCAATGATATCTGGGTTTTCCCATCATGGGCTCGGTAAGGAAGCACTAGACGTGTTTCATGATATGTTGGCAGCAGGAGCGTGTCCTAACCACATTACCTTCGTTGGTGTTCTCTTGGCTTGTGCTCATATGGGCTTGGTGCAGGAAGGGTTCTACTATTTGAACCAGCTAATGAAACAGTTTGGCATTGAACCTGAAGTGGAGCACCATACCTGTGTTGTGGGGCTCCTTAGCAGATCTGGACAACTAGATGAAGCTGAGAGATATATGAGGACTACTGCAGTCAAGTGGGACATTGTTGCCTGGAGAACCTTGCTCAATGCTTGTCATGTACATAGAAGTTACGGCTTAGGTAAGCGAGTAGCAGAGGTTCTTCTCCAAATGGATCCTAATGATATGGGAACATATATACTATTGTCAAATATGTATGCCAAGGCCAGGAGGTGGGATGGAGTTGTGAATATCCGGAAATTGACGAGGGATAGAAACATCAAGAAAGAGCCTGGAGTGAGCTGGATAGAGATAAGAAATACGACCCATATCTTTTCTTCTGATGATAACACACACCCAGAGTCTAGTCAGATACATGAAAAGGTTAGGGAATTGTTGATCAAGATTAAACCATTGGGATATGTGCCAGACATTGCTGCGGTGCTACATGATGTGGAGGATGAGCAGAAAGAAGATTACCTTAGTTATCACAGCGAGAAGCTAGCAATAGCATATGGACTCATGAAAACACCTTCAGAAGCGCACATTCGTGTCATTAAGAACCTCAGGATATGTGATGATTGCCATGTTGCTGTGAAACTTATTTCAAAGGTCACAAACAGGGTGATAATTGTTAGAGATACCAACAGATTCCATCAATTTCAAGACGGGAGGTGCTCTTGTGCAGATTATTGGTGA
- the LOC133726382 gene encoding probable calcium-binding protein CML46, protein MEKTSSTSSSPFLVLIGTILLQSIANWLRRIQELFFRFQSFLLFQYTCDNSKVRDEKNLDSELSQLPKLCEKKDDGSLSREDVNMVMGNLGIFCSSEGEELPESFCSAELSGLFDENEPSLEEVKQAFDVFDENKDGFIDARELQRVLCILGLKEGSKLEDCQKMIETFDENRDGRIEFFEFVKFMEASFC, encoded by the coding sequence ATGGAGAAGACATCATCAACATCCTCTTCACCATTTCTTGTTTTGATTGGTACAATCTTGTTACAATCGATTGCTAACTGGTTACGTAGAATTCAGGAGCTCTTTTTTAGATTTCAGTCTTTTCTCCTATTCCAGTATACCTGTGATAACTCAAAGGTTCGGGATGAGAAGAACTTGGATTCGGAGTTGAGCCAGCTGCCAAAGCTATGTGAAAAGAAGGATGATGGTAGCTTGAGCAGAGAAGATGTGAACATGGTGATGGGAAACTTGGGAATTTTTTGCAGTTCAGAAGGGGAGGAACTACCTGAATCATTCTGTTCTGCTGAGCTTTCAGGGCTGTTTGATGAGAATGAGCCGAGCTTGGAGGAAGTCAAACAAGCTTTTGATGTGTTTGATGAGAACAAGGATGGGTTTATCGATGCAAGAGAGTTGCAGAGAGTTCTCTGTATATTGGGCTTGAAGGAAGGTTCAAAGCTAGAAGACTGCCAGAAAATGATCGAGACATTTGATGAAAACAGAGATGGAAGGATAGAGTTCTTTGAATTTGTAAAATTTATGGAGGCTAGCTTTTGCTAA
- the LOC133726383 gene encoding cyclic dof factor 2-like: MSEGRDPAIKLFGKTIPLPEVPPLLRESTVAAAAEEEVVAAPDPGSDADRVSSSSNSSSPPGGGVNDNKDGEEEKEVNKDTLGEKAIQNKEGDEVLPLPSEELMNPDAASRIGESPKAPVDKETAALKTFKAEEEQSETSNSQEKTLKKPDKIIPCPRCNSMDTKFCYYNNYNVNQPRHFCKNCQRYWTAGGTMRNVPVGAGRRKNKNTPSQYRHITVSEALPNARPDVLNGAHHPSVQSNGTVLTFCSDTPLCESMTSVLQLADKNVQNRTPNGFHKPEGLIVPASYGGGVNGDDHSNRSTVTDSNSKDETSKPGPQEQVMQNYPGFPPQIPCFPGAPWPYPWNPAQWSSPVSPPAFCPPGYPMPFYPAAAYWGCAVQGTWNMPWLPQPSSPNQTAPSSGSNSPTLGKHSRDENPLKQTSSEEEETTKEKNAERCLWIPKTLRIDDPGEAARSSIWATLGIKNDKADSISSGGLFKAFRSKGDEKNHIAEASPVLQANPAALSRSLKFQESS, encoded by the exons ATGTCGGAGGGGAGGGACCCGGCGATCAAGCTTTTCGGGAAGACGATTCCGCTGCCGGAGGTCCCGCCGTTGCTGAGAGAATCCACCGtcgcggcggcggcggaggaggaagTCGTCGCGGCTCCGGATCCGGGTTCGGATGCTGACCGTGTTTCGTCTTCGTCCAACTCGTCCTCGCCGCCTGGAGGAGGAGTCAATGATAATAAAGACggtgaagaagagaaagaggtCAATAAG GACACATTGGGAGAAAAAGCAATTCAGAATAAAGAGGGAGATGAAGTCCTACCTTTACCTTCTGAAGAGTTGATGAATCCAGACGCAGCATCAAGAATAGGTGAAAGTCCTAAAGCACCCGTTGACAAGGAGACTGCTGCACTCAAAACTTTCAAGGCCGAAGAAGAACAGAGCGAGACAAGTAATTCACAAGAAAAGACCCTGAAGAAGCCAGACAAAATTATTCCATGCCCCCGCTGTAATAGCATGGACACCAAGTTCTGTTACTACAACAACTACAATGTCAACCAACCCCGGCACTTCTGCAAAAACTGCCAGAGATATTGGACAGCTGGTGGGACTATGAGAAATGTGCCAGTGGGTGCTGGTCGTCGTAAGAATAAGAATACCCCTTCTCAGTATCGCCACATAACTGTCTCTGAAGCTCTCCCGAATGCTCGACCTGATGTTCTAAATGGAGCCCACCATCCTTCAGTACAATCTAATGGCACTGTCCTGACATTTTGCTCAGACACGCCCCTTTGCGAGTCAATGACCTCTGTTCTTCAGCTTGCTGATAAGAACGTACAGAACCGTACTCCCAATGGATTTCACAAACCAGAAGGATTAATTGTTCCAGCTTCTTATGGGGGCGGAGTAAATGGAGATGATCATTCGAATAGATCTACGGTCACAGATTCAAATTCAAAGGATGAGACATCCAAACCCGGGCCACAAGAGCAAGTTATGCAGAATTATCCTGGCTTCCCGCCTCAAATACCATGCTTTCCTGGTGCTCCTTGGCCTTACCCGTGGAACCCTGCTCAATGGAGCTCTCCAGTCAGTCCACCTGCTTTCTGCCCTCCAGGGTATCCTATGCCCTTTTACCCTGCAGCTGCTTATTGGGGTTGTGCTGTACAAGGCACTTGGAACATGCCTTGGCTTCCTCAGCCATCATCTCCAAACCAAACTGCTCCAAGTTCTGGTTCTAACTCTCCGACTTTGGGGAAACATTCGAGGGATGAGAACCCTCTGAAACAAACCAGCTCTGAGGAAGAGgagacaacaaaagaaaagaatgcCGAGAGATGCCTTTGGATTCCGAAAACATTGAGGATTGATGACCCAGGAGAAGCAGCAAGAAGCTCTATATGGGCAACATTGGGGATTAAGAATGATAAAGCTGATTCGATTAGCAGTGGGGGACTCTTTAAGGCCTTCCGGTCAAAGGGTGATGAAAAGAATCACATAGCAGAAGCCTCTCCGGTCTTACAAGCCAATCCAGCTGCATTATCTAGGTCACTTAAATTCCAAGAGAGCTCATGA
- the LOC133726384 gene encoding uncharacterized protein At5g19025, translating into MVYFHSSISVCNSVDQNAPMSDSMSLIDPGVKSKQTNHVQRSRRMPNSANCSKTQACDRSRSAVIDVVLFIAVIGACGFLMFPYAKIISVKTIEIAGIVMYVMREEVSHAPLVYGSMGLSILCAALAAWALLACTSRKCGNPDCKGLRKAAEFDIQLETEECVKNSAALGKDGVKKGLFELPRDHHRELEAELKKMAPLNGRAVLVFRARCGCSVGRLEVPGPRKIKKIKK; encoded by the coding sequence ATGGTATATTTCCATAGCTCAATCTCGGTCTGCAACTCCGTTGACCAGAACGCTCCCATGTCTGATTCGATGAGCTTAATCGACCCGGGTGTTAAATCCAAACAAACCAATCATGTACAGAGGAGCAGAAGGATGCCCAATTCTGCTAATTGCTCCAAAACCCAGGCCTGCGATCGATCTCGATCGGCTGTGATTGATGTAGTCTTGTTCATTGCTGTGATTGGCGCTTGTGGGTTTTTGATGTTTCCGTATGCGAAAATCATCTCCGTCAAGACGATCGAAATCGCTGGGATTGTTATGTACGTGATGAGGGAGGAGGTTTCTCATGCTCCTTTGGTGTATGGGTCAATGGGGCTCAGCATTTTGTGTGCCGCATTGGCTGCTTGGGCTCTGTTGGCCTGCACCAGTAGGAAATGTGGGAATCCCGATTGCAAAGGGCTGCGAAAAGCCGCCGAGTTTGAcattcagctggagacagaggAGTGTGTGAAGAATTCGGCTGCGTTAGGTAAGGATGGAGTCAAGAAGGGGCTGTTTGAATTGCCGAGGGATCACCACCGGGAACTGGAGGCTGAGCTTAAGAAGATGGCACCGCTGAATGGGCGAGCAGTGCTCGTGTTTCGAGCAAGGTGTGGGTGTTCTGTTGGGAGATTGGAAGTTCCGGGGCCTCGGAAGATCAAAAAGATCAAGAAGTAG